One Candidatus Symbiobacter mobilis CR genomic window, GCTGCCGACGTCGAAGACCAGGGCTTGGGCTGGCTCAACAAAACCAGCCGGGGCCTGGGCCGCAATACGGTGACGAGCGGCCTTGAAGGCGCCTGGACGACCCATCCCACCCAGTGGGACAACGGCTATTTCCACCTGCTGCTGCACTACGACTGGGAACTGAAAAAAAGCCCCGCCGGTGCTTGGCAGTGGGAGCCTATCCATATCAAGGAAGAAGACAAGCCGGTCGATGTGGAAGACCCGTCGATCCGCTACAACCCCATCATGACCGACGCCGACATGGCGATGAAGATGGATCCTGCGTACCGAGCGATTTCAGAACGCTTTGACAAGGATCCCGCGTATTTTTCGGCAACGTTTGCGCGTGCGTGGTTCAAGCTGACCCACCGCGACATGGGCCCGAAGGCGCGGTACATCGGCCCCGAAGTGCCCCAGGAAGACCTGATCTGGCAAGACCCCGTTCCCGCAGGCCGCAAAGACTACGACATCGGCGCAGTCCAGGCCAAGATCGTCGCCAGCGGACTTTCCATCGCAGACATGGTCAGCACCGCGTGGGATAGCGCACGCACCTTCCGTGGTTCCGACATGCGCGGGGGAGCGAACGGTGCGCGTATTCGCCTGGCCCCGCAAAAGGACTGGGAAGGCAACGAGCCAGCGCGGCTGGCGAGGGTTCTCCGCGTGCTGGAAGGCATCGCCACCGCAACAGGTGCGAGCGTGGCCGATGTCATCGTGCTGGCGGGCAATGTCGGCATCGAACAAGCTGCCAAGGCTGCGGGCTTTGACATTACCGTTCCCTTTGCCCCTGGGCGTGGCGATGCCACCGATGCGATGACCGACGCAGCGTCTTTCGATGTGCTCGAACCCCTGCACGACGGGTACCGCAACTGGCTGAAAAAAGACTATGTCGTCAAGCCGGAGGAGCTACTGCTTGATCGCACGCAGCTCATGGGGCTGACCGCCCCGGAAATGACTGCGCTGGTGGGCGGAATGCGCGTGCTGGGAACCAACCATGGCGGAACCCGGCACGGGGTGTTCACCGACCGTGTGGGTGCCTTGACCACGGACTTTTTCGTCCACTTGACAGACATGGCCTACGAGTGGAAGCCGACGGGCGCCAACCTCTATGAAGTGCGGGAGCGCAAGACGGGAACGCTGCGGTGGACGGCAACCCGCGTCGATCTGGTATTCGGCTCCAACTCGATCCTCCGCGCCTATGCGGAGGTCTACGCCCAGGACGACAACCGGGAGAAGTTCGTCAAAGACTTCGTGGCAGCCTGGACGAAGGTGATGAACGCCGATCGCTTCGATCTGGTGTAGGAGCTTGTGGCTGCTGGGGTGCCGTTTTTGCGGACACTATCACTACTGATTCGGACTCGCGCAATCTTGCCCTCTGCAATGAGGGCAATCGCGACTTCTGTTGGAACCTATTCCAGTAGGGGCTGCACCATCGCATTGCACGCGGCGGGCGGTGCTCGGAATCCTCATGTGGTGTAAGTACATTCCGGTTCCTGCGCTCCGGTGCCACGCACACTGCTTCGGCTCGCCTGCCTACTGAAATAGGTTCTTAGCCATCGACTCCATATATCTCGACAGTTTTCAATTTGTTCATGTGGTGACGCTTGGCGCAATTAGCGTTACGCCAGGGAAATATGCGGCGTAGCGGCGCGTATCGCGGGTCAGGACTGGATGACCTGACACTGCTGCGTGCGCACCGATGAAAAAATCGCCGAGAACATTGCTCTTCGTCCCGCCTTGTTGGCGGTAACGTACAAAAGCCTTGCCGGCGAGGAACAATGCCGGGCGCGGTAACTCAATCAGCACCAGCCCTAACTGCTCGATTGTTTCGTCCAGTGCCTCAACGGTCGAAAAGGTCAGCGACAGTTCGGAGTAGATGATCGGGTTGATCGCCAGCCGGTGAACTTTCGATTGCGCGCGCAGTTGGCCAATGGACCAGTCCGCCCATTCCGGATCGTTTTCCAGAACGTCCACCAATACGTTGGTATCGATCAGCAACATCAGCCTTCGCCACGCAGTAGCGCCATCAGGTCGTCAGTTCGCCATTTGACATCTGCCTTACCACGGGCCGATTCGAAGTGGTCGGGCTTGCGACTGAGCCGTACGCCTACCTTGTGAATGACGACATCCCCTTCACGATTGACCGCAAAATCTACCGAACAACCGGGTGCCAGATTCAGCGCATCGCGAATCTGCTTGGGGATGGTGACCTGACCCTTGCTGGTAAGTGTCGTCGACATGTCACGGCTCCTGTTGTATTACAAATATATTCATTGTAATACTCGATAAAGTGGGCCCCGAATTCAAGACAAAAACCTGAATCCGTGTTCCCTTCGACTAGCACCTTCCTTGCGGGCCTGAATGCATGAATTTCGAGCGTTCTGCCTTGGGTTTGGCCCTCGTCACCATCGATCCAGGGAACATTCGGTCGGGATATCAGGGCAAATCTGCCATATCAGTGCCTTCAATCAGCGCATTTCCCACATCTCGCGCAAACCCACCCCTTCCGACAATCCGGAATCCGCAACCTGTGGGTCGTGGCGCTCGCGGGCCATCATCCCGAAGATGCGGCAGTCCTCAAGGGAAGGCCAGAAGTGAAAAAGCCCAACCGAGAACGGTTGGGCTTGATGTAATGGTGGCCTGGGGCGGAATCGAACCACCGACACAAGGATTTTCAGTCCTCTGCTCTACCGACTGAGCTACCGGGCCACGAAGCCAAACATTGTAGCGATAGCTGCGTTCACAAATCCCCGTACTGG contains:
- the katG gene encoding catalase/peroxidase HPI; its protein translation is MDGKTPKTAGTCPVMHGGNTATGTSNMDWWPHALNLDILHQHDTKTHPLGQGFCYREEVQKLDVAALKQDLRALMTDSQDWWPADWGHYGGLMIRMAWHAAGSYRVADGRGGAGTGNQRFAPLNSWPDNVNLDKARRLLWPIKKKYGNRLSWADLIVLAGNVAYESMGLQTYGFAFGREDIWHPEKDTYWGSEKEWLGTSRYDGENRQTLENPLAAVQMGLIYVNPEGVNGQPDPLRTAHDVRVTFARMAMNDEETVALTAGGHTVGKCHGNGDPKLLGPDPEAADVEDQGLGWLNKTSRGLGRNTVTSGLEGAWTTHPTQWDNGYFHLLLHYDWELKKSPAGAWQWEPIHIKEEDKPVDVEDPSIRYNPIMTDADMAMKMDPAYRAISERFDKDPAYFSATFARAWFKLTHRDMGPKARYIGPEVPQEDLIWQDPVPAGRKDYDIGAVQAKIVASGLSIADMVSTAWDSARTFRGSDMRGGANGARIRLAPQKDWEGNEPARLARVLRVLEGIATATGASVADVIVLAGNVGIEQAAKAAGFDITVPFAPGRGDATDAMTDAASFDVLEPLHDGYRNWLKKDYVVKPEELLLDRTQLMGLTAPEMTALVGGMRVLGTNHGGTRHGVFTDRVGALTTDFFVHLTDMAYEWKPTGANLYEVRERKTGTLRWTATRVDLVFGSNSILRAYAEVYAQDDNREKFVKDFVAAWTKVMNADRFDLV
- a CDS encoding type II toxin-antitoxin system VapC family toxin; the encoded protein is MLLIDTNVLVDVLENDPEWADWSIGQLRAQSKVHRLAINPIIYSELSLTFSTVEALDETIEQLGLVLIELPRPALFLAGKAFVRYRQQGGTKSNVLGDFFIGAHAAVSGHPVLTRDTRRYAAYFPGVTLIAPSVTT
- a CDS encoding AbrB/MazE/SpoVT family DNA-binding domain-containing protein, which produces MSTTLTSKGQVTIPKQIRDALNLAPGCSVDFAVNREGDVVIHKVGVRLSRKPDHFESARGKADVKWRTDDLMALLRGEG